In Spirochaeta lutea, the following proteins share a genomic window:
- a CDS encoding class I SAM-dependent DNA methyltransferase — protein sequence MIEKIEELYRDAQLYDDQNSDVTEDLEFWAWAARSYGRPGYPILELGSGSGRVSINLAELGYSTIGLDLSPHMIALAKKKIAQGLGSEAGTCEFHRADIRDFRLHTTFPLIIFPYNSLSHLVSNEDLDRCLQGVLQHLEPRGRFVFSVFLPLLGLLTRDPQALYPLGTFRDSQEGVPVELFESMRYDPWNQINHITWYFFREGQDDPVIQHLQLRMFFPQDLEYILRTNGFQVEHRFGDYSRGRIEKDSVVQALVVQRR from the coding sequence ATGATTGAAAAAATTGAGGAACTCTACCGGGATGCACAGCTCTATGATGACCAAAACAGCGATGTAACTGAGGATCTCGAATTCTGGGCCTGGGCTGCTCGCAGTTATGGGAGACCCGGCTATCCGATCCTGGAGCTGGGATCCGGTTCCGGAAGGGTCAGCATTAATCTTGCAGAACTCGGATACTCCACCATAGGATTGGATCTAAGTCCTCATATGATCGCCCTGGCAAAAAAAAAGATTGCCCAGGGCCTCGGCTCCGAGGCCGGAACCTGCGAATTTCACAGAGCTGACATCAGAGACTTTCGTTTACATACTACCTTCCCATTGATCATCTTTCCCTATAACTCCCTCAGTCACCTGGTATCGAATGAAGATCTGGACCGATGTCTTCAAGGGGTATTGCAGCACCTGGAACCCCGGGGGCGCTTTGTCTTTTCGGTATTTCTCCCCCTTCTGGGGCTGTTAACCAGGGATCCCCAAGCCCTCTATCCCCTGGGGACCTTTCGGGATAGCCAGGAAGGTGTTCCTGTGGAGTTGTTTGAGTCCATGCGCTACGATCCATGGAACCAGATTAACCACATTACCTGGTATTTTTTCCGGGAGGGTCAGGATGATCCGGTCATTCAACACCTCCAGTTACGGATGTTCTTTCCCCAGGATCTGGAATACATTCTCAGGACAAATGGTTTTCAGGTGGAACACCGCTTCGGTGATTATTCCCGGGGAAGGATTGAAAAGGATTCTGTCGTACAAGCCCTGGTAGTCCAGCGAAGGTGA
- a CDS encoding acyl-[acyl-carrier-protein] thioesterase: MTVPPESYTFPWVDQYRLLSADVDCWQTLRPGAIPRLLQETAWNHAKHLKIDYSNPQFASIHWVLTRLYVQITGPLPVWEDLVLVHTQPTGVDRLFAIREYLLTTQDGREFARATSSWVIIDADTRRIQKPQPLIKDIVLPDVAPLFQETAKKITQPNDLCWESLAEHICGYNEVDLHKHVNNVRYMEWFLQSYPRTRFEQYALREWTINYTAEAGWGDRLITQMCCPGGDSNACTEQDGPVLEDYFQILHRTDSENPGGQAKPGAVACSGILRWYPLRADHSQ, from the coding sequence ATGACAGTACCACCAGAATCCTATACCTTCCCCTGGGTCGACCAGTATCGGCTGCTTTCGGCCGATGTCGATTGTTGGCAGACCCTCCGCCCTGGGGCAATACCGCGGCTTCTCCAGGAAACCGCCTGGAACCACGCAAAACACCTGAAAATAGACTACTCCAATCCCCAATTTGCCTCCATCCACTGGGTGCTCACCAGACTCTACGTGCAAATCACCGGTCCCCTGCCGGTCTGGGAGGATTTAGTGTTGGTCCATACCCAACCGACGGGAGTTGACAGGCTGTTTGCCATCCGGGAGTACCTGCTGACCACCCAAGATGGGCGCGAATTTGCCCGAGCAACTTCCAGCTGGGTAATTATCGATGCGGACACAAGGCGCATTCAAAAACCGCAGCCCCTCATTAAGGATATCGTATTGCCCGATGTGGCACCCCTCTTTCAAGAAACTGCTAAGAAAATCACCCAACCGAACGATCTGTGTTGGGAGAGCCTGGCGGAACATATTTGTGGATATAACGAGGTAGATCTACATAAGCATGTAAACAATGTCAGGTACATGGAGTGGTTTCTCCAAAGTTATCCCCGGACCCGGTTTGAGCAGTATGCTCTGAGAGAGTGGACGATAAATTATACCGCCGAGGCAGGCTGGGGCGATCGGTTGATCACTCAGATGTGTTGTCCCGGAGGGGATTCGAATGCCTGTACCGAGCAGGACGGGCCTGTTTTAGAGGATTATTTCCAGATCCTCCACCGCACTGATTCGGAAAACCCAGGAGGCCAGGCGAAACCCGGGGCGGTTGCATGCAGCGGCATCTTACGGTGGTATCCCCTGAGGGCAGACCATTCCCAGTAG
- a CDS encoding thymidine kinase, whose amino-acid sequence MLTNSHSSDAAELFKSLGMPDVTIHHAVSHFDFTRPDRRILVIGPMGSGKTEYSARVWRDAKIAMQKSTQFARQTKTGISDRRNVFFIRSILDAERFPDYPDNALAYRGGYELLGDRIARIRDSFELETVIADHPECGTWIIDEASFYDERIAYVISRESKQHGRVFIFPTLILNFRKDIFNPTARLLLETATDVFPLTAYCEHSDCMEDSFYTYRYYRIHGQECPALFFDPLIVVGGDRIKDDPRQPNYATRCEAHHYLPGKEYTFLILKPLGIEAAKGNTEPLKGELRLMNEDITSSALANHFQEKFGREDSSGNATCMNALKVPCIAEKALMYLFIEQNLVSEQQVRSLIEELDLDKDYMKRTIADNGRSISLQISG is encoded by the coding sequence ATGTTAACTAATAGCCATAGTTCGGATGCAGCGGAGTTGTTTAAAAGTCTTGGGATGCCCGATGTTACCATTCATCATGCTGTGAGCCATTTCGATTTTACCCGACCGGACCGGCGGATTCTTGTTATTGGCCCCATGGGAAGCGGTAAGACCGAGTATTCGGCCAGGGTGTGGCGGGATGCCAAGATCGCCATGCAGAAAAGCACCCAATTCGCCCGGCAGACGAAGACAGGTATCAGTGACAGAAGAAATGTATTTTTCATCCGCTCCATCCTGGATGCTGAGCGGTTTCCAGACTATCCGGACAATGCCCTGGCCTACCGAGGAGGGTATGAACTACTGGGAGATCGCATCGCCAGGATCCGCGACAGCTTCGAGTTGGAAACCGTGATTGCCGACCATCCAGAATGCGGCACCTGGATAATTGACGAAGCAAGCTTCTACGATGAACGGATCGCCTATGTGATTTCCCGGGAATCAAAACAGCATGGCAGGGTGTTTATTTTTCCGACCCTCATCCTAAACTTCCGAAAGGATATTTTTAACCCCACAGCCCGGTTACTTCTCGAAACCGCCACCGATGTCTTTCCCCTAACTGCGTACTGTGAGCATTCCGATTGTATGGAGGATAGCTTTTACACCTACCGCTACTACCGTATCCACGGTCAAGAATGTCCGGCCCTGTTTTTTGATCCCCTTATAGTAGTAGGCGGGGACCGAATAAAGGACGATCCTCGTCAACCCAACTATGCTACCCGATGCGAGGCGCATCACTACTTGCCTGGAAAAGAGTACACCTTCCTCATCCTCAAGCCCCTGGGGATCGAAGCCGCAAAGGGTAACACCGAACCCTTGAAGGGTGAGCTTAGGCTTATGAACGAGGATATTACATCCTCGGCCCTGGCGAACCACTTTCAGGAAAAATTCGGAAGGGAGGATTCCTCGGGTAATGCCACTTGTATGAATGCCCTCAAGGTACCCTGTATTGCGGAAAAGGCTCTCATGTACCTATTTATTGAGCAAAACCTGGTCTCCGAACAACAGGTACGTTCTCTCATCGAAGAGCTCGATCTGGACAAGGATTACATGAAACGTACCATAGCCGATAACGGCCGAAGCATTTCTTTACAGATTTCCGGTTAA
- a CDS encoding BMP family lipoprotein, translating into MRKIALITVVILIAGLALVGCAQEESKTKVGMVTDAGTIDDKSFNQGTWEGILAAQEDFDLDVRYLKPVGTTEADYIQEISNLYDAGYKFIVTPGFKFETTIFKAQDEYEDAYFVLLDGSPHAGDFNPVVGPKTVSIFFAEHESGFLAGVATALQLNEGEVGFIGGMEIPAVQKFNWGFQQGIAYANANFGTEIAINAENVIYQGSFDNVAAGQQIAAQMYEKGVDAIFAAAGGVGVGVINEAKSRARAGEEVWVVGVDVDQYADGIYEGEKSVILTSAVKRIDQASYDMIKAYLNDSFPGGQILTFDASNNGVGIPEENPNLSDAVETQVAEVFDSIVSGSVTVNDVQGNLIK; encoded by the coding sequence GTGAGGAAGATTGCATTAATCACAGTTGTGATTCTCATTGCCGGGCTTGCGCTTGTAGGGTGCGCCCAGGAAGAATCCAAAACGAAGGTCGGAATGGTAACTGATGCCGGTACCATTGATGACAAGTCCTTTAACCAGGGAACATGGGAAGGAATTTTAGCGGCTCAGGAGGACTTTGATCTTGATGTACGCTACCTTAAACCTGTAGGCACCACAGAAGCCGATTATATCCAAGAAATCAGCAACCTCTATGATGCTGGATACAAGTTCATTGTTACCCCGGGATTCAAATTTGAAACCACCATCTTCAAAGCTCAGGATGAGTATGAGGATGCCTATTTTGTATTGCTCGACGGATCCCCCCATGCTGGAGATTTCAATCCGGTAGTCGGTCCCAAAACCGTTTCCATCTTTTTTGCTGAGCACGAGTCCGGATTCCTTGCCGGTGTTGCCACTGCTTTACAGCTCAATGAGGGAGAGGTCGGATTTATCGGCGGAATGGAGATCCCCGCTGTACAGAAATTCAACTGGGGATTCCAACAGGGAATCGCCTATGCTAATGCCAATTTCGGTACCGAGATTGCCATTAATGCAGAGAATGTTATCTATCAAGGCTCCTTCGATAATGTTGCAGCGGGTCAGCAGATTGCCGCCCAGATGTATGAGAAGGGTGTAGATGCTATTTTCGCCGCTGCCGGTGGTGTAGGTGTTGGGGTTATAAATGAAGCCAAGAGCCGAGCCAGGGCAGGTGAAGAAGTCTGGGTTGTGGGTGTTGATGTAGATCAATATGCAGACGGCATCTACGAGGGTGAGAAATCTGTCATTCTTACCAGTGCAGTGAAAAGGATTGATCAGGCATCCTATGATATGATCAAGGCCTATCTGAATGATAGCTTCCCCGGTGGACAGATTCTGACCTTTGATGCCAGCAATAACGGGGTTGGCATTCCTGAAGAGAATCCCAACCTGAGTGATGCTGTTGAAACCCAGGTAGCAGAAGTGTTTGACTCCATCGTAAGCGGCTCGGTAACCGTTAACGATGTTCAGGGTAACCTCATCAAATAA